A single window of Symphalangus syndactylus isolate Jambi chromosome 4, NHGRI_mSymSyn1-v2.1_pri, whole genome shotgun sequence DNA harbors:
- the LOC129480466 gene encoding interferon-induced protein with tetratricopeptide repeats 1B — protein MSEESDGKLIEDSLIQLRCHFTWKLLIEAPEIPDLENRIWEEIQFLDTKYNVGIHNLLAYVKHLKGQNEEALVSLKKAEDLIQKEHANQADMRSLVTWGNFAWVYYHMGRLAETQTYLDKVENTCKKFANPSRYRMEGPEMDCEEGWALVKCGGKNYERAKTCFEKALEGNPENPEFNTGYAITVYRLDNFNTASGRNEAFSLHVLKRAVRLNPDDVYIRVLLALKLQDEGQEAEGEKYIEEALTSISSQTYVFRYAAKFYRRKGSVDKALELLKMALETTPTSAFLHYQMGLCYRAQMIQIKKATNWQPRGQDRETVDRLVQLAICKFEKTIMLRPTFEMAYVDLAEMYAEIGHHRKAEEHFQKALRMKIFEDQLKQEIHYRYGCFQEHHGKSEDKAITHYLKGLKIEKMSHSREKLLNALEKMAKRCVHQNVRVVESVSLLGLIHKLKGEVSDALLCYERALRLAADLNPMF, from the coding sequence TGAAGAATCTGATGGAAAGCTTATTGAAGACAGCCTGATTCAGCTGAGATGTCACTTTACATGGAAGTTGCTAATTGAAGCCCCTGAAATTCCTGATTTAGAAAACAGGATCTGGGAAGAGATTCAGTTCCTGGATACCAAATACAATGTGGGAATACACAACCTACTAGCCTATGTGAAACACTTGAAGGGCCAGAATGAGGAAGCCCTGGTGAGCTTGAAAAAGGCTGAAGACTTAATCCAGAAAGAACATGCCAATCAAGCAGATATGAGAAGTCTGGTGACCTGGGGCAACTTTGCCTGGGTGTATTACCACATGGGCAGATTGGCAGAAACCCAGACTTACCTGGACAAGGTGGAGAATACTTGCAAGAAGTTTGCAAATCCTTCCCGCTATAGAATGGAGGGTCCAGAGATGGACTGTGAGGAAGGATGGGCCTTGGTGAAGTGTGGAGGAAAGAATTATGAACGGGCCAAGACCTGCTTTGAAAAGGCTCTGGAAGGGAACCCTGAAAACCCTGAATTCAATACTGGGTACGCAATCACTGTCTATCGCCTGGATAACTTTAACACAGCATCAGGGAGGAATGAGGCATTTTCTCTGCACGTCCTAAAACGAGCTGTCAGGCTAAATCCAGATGATGTGTATATTAGGGTTCTCCTTGCCCTGAAGCTTCAGGATGAAGGACAGGAAGCTGAAGGAGAAAAGTATATTGAAGAAGCTCTGACCAGTATATCTTCACAGACCTATGTCTTTCGATATGCAGCTAAGTTTTATCGAAGAAAAGGGTCTGTGGACAAAGCTCTTGAGCTCTTAAAAATGGCCTTGGAGACAACACCCACTTCTGCCTTCCTGCATTACCAAATGGGGCTTTGCTACAGGGCACAAATGATCCAAATCAAGAAAGCTACAAACTGGCAGCCTAGAGGGCAAGATAGGGAAACTGTGGACAGATTGGTTCAACTGGCTATATGCAAATTTGAAAAGACTATAATGTTAAGGCCAACATTTGAGATGGCCTACGTTGACCTGGCTGAAATGTATGCAGAAATAGGCCATCACAGAAAGGCTGAGGAACATTTTCAGAAAGCATTACGCATGAAGATCTTTGAAGATCAGCTAAAGCAAGAGATTCATTACCGCTACGGCTGTTTCCAAGAGCATCATGGGAAATCTGAAGATAAAGCAATTACCCATTATTTAAAAggtttgaaaatagaaaaaatgtccCATTCCAGGGAAAAACTTCTCAATGCTTTAGAGAAAATGGCTAAAAGATGTGTTCACCAGAATGTACGGGTTGTGGAAAGTGTCAGCCTCCTTGGGCTCATCCACAAATTGAAAGGAGAAGTAAGTGACGCCTTGCTGTGCTATGAGAGGGCTCTGAGGCTGGCTGCTGACCTGAACCCTATGTTTTAA